One Microbacter margulisiae genomic window carries:
- a CDS encoding carbohydrate kinase family protein: MTKQFKVAGIGELLWDILPQGKQLGGAPCNFAYHVYQAECQPFVISSLGPDASGDEILTRFDELELDKSFVQLTQGFSTGTVTISLDVNGIPSYIIQENVAWDNMIWNNSLEALAKSVDAVCFGSLAQRNSVSRQTILKFLETTRPDCLKVLDINLRQSFYNRVTIIRSLEFANILKLNDDELLVVAGLLGLQGTDDELMSQLMQKFSLKLVAVTKGDKGSILMTSKEKSFMEVPKVKIADTVGAGDSFTAILVAGLLRNEELKRIHKTATQIAAFVCTQKGATPKLPKSLLKF, encoded by the coding sequence ATGACAAAACAATTTAAAGTTGCTGGAATAGGTGAATTACTTTGGGATATTCTTCCACAGGGGAAACAGCTTGGGGGTGCACCATGCAATTTTGCTTATCACGTCTATCAGGCAGAATGCCAGCCATTTGTAATCAGTTCTCTTGGACCCGATGCTTCAGGAGATGAAATATTGACGCGTTTTGATGAATTGGAACTGGATAAAAGCTTTGTGCAACTTACTCAAGGTTTTTCTACAGGAACAGTAACTATCTCGTTGGACGTTAATGGAATCCCTTCTTATATTATTCAAGAAAACGTAGCATGGGATAATATGATCTGGAATAATTCACTCGAAGCACTGGCTAAAAGTGTAGATGCGGTATGTTTTGGCAGTCTGGCCCAACGAAATTCAGTTTCCCGACAAACAATTCTAAAATTTTTAGAGACAACACGGCCCGACTGCCTAAAGGTTTTAGACATCAATTTGCGCCAGTCGTTTTACAATCGCGTTACCATCATCCGATCCCTTGAATTTGCGAATATTCTCAAGCTGAATGACGATGAACTTCTTGTTGTAGCAGGTCTTCTGGGGCTTCAGGGTACAGATGATGAACTGATGTCGCAGTTGATGCAAAAGTTCAGTCTGAAACTGGTTGCCGTAACTAAAGGTGACAAAGGAAGTATTTTGATGACCAGCAAAGAGAAATCATTTATGGAAGTACCAAAAGTTAAAATTGCCGATACTGTCGGTGCAGGCGATTCGTTTACCGCGATTTTAGTTGCAGGACTACTTCGAAACGAGGAATTGAAAAGAATACATAAAACAGCCACGCAGATTGCAGCTTTCGTTTGCACGCAAAAAGGAGCAACCCCGAAATTGCCTAAATCTTTATTGAAATTTTAA
- a CDS encoding iron-containing alcohol dehydrogenase, whose translation MKNFNFHQTTEIKFGIGRVQELGQIVAQYGTKVLLVTTPAAVPALAQQYKKVIQILEASEILVAHFDGVIPNPTVETISKGAKMAREFGAEVIIGLGGGSSMDSAKAISVEATHPGTSWDYLFYKTPQPDAKKLLPVIAISTTSGTGSQVTQVAVVTNPEVRDKSALYNNILYPQVTIIDPELMISVPKFVTATTGFDVLCHAFESTINPGTGAYVNLLAWEAISLVVENLSALLVNLDDINCRENMAWADTLGGLCIANAGVTLPHGMGMAIGGMYPNVAHGESLAIVYPAFIKFTWKWAVPQFSKLARILNPELKKITDEQAAEKSVEEMDKFLKKIGLWISLKDKGMPENEINLLARQCMVLPDYKGNPRVATEDEMIELVKQSFFK comes from the coding sequence ATGAAAAACTTTAATTTTCATCAAACTACAGAAATTAAATTTGGCATTGGCAGAGTTCAGGAATTAGGACAAATCGTCGCCCAATATGGTACAAAAGTTTTACTGGTAACTACACCGGCAGCTGTTCCAGCCTTAGCTCAGCAATATAAAAAAGTGATTCAGATATTGGAAGCTTCTGAAATTTTGGTAGCTCATTTCGATGGAGTTATTCCAAATCCAACTGTCGAAACAATTAGTAAAGGGGCAAAAATGGCACGTGAATTTGGGGCGGAAGTGATTATTGGCCTCGGGGGCGGTTCAAGCATGGATTCTGCCAAAGCTATCTCGGTGGAAGCCACTCATCCAGGCACAAGTTGGGACTATTTATTTTATAAAACACCTCAACCCGACGCAAAGAAATTATTGCCAGTAATTGCTATTTCTACTACATCGGGAACCGGCTCACAGGTAACACAAGTGGCTGTTGTCACAAATCCGGAGGTTCGTGATAAATCAGCCTTGTATAACAATATTTTGTACCCCCAGGTAACTATTATCGATCCTGAATTGATGATCTCGGTCCCTAAATTTGTAACTGCCACAACCGGGTTTGATGTGCTTTGCCATGCTTTTGAAAGTACCATCAATCCCGGCACTGGTGCTTATGTCAATTTACTGGCTTGGGAAGCTATTTCATTAGTAGTTGAAAATCTTTCTGCCCTACTTGTGAACCTAGATGATATTAATTGCAGGGAGAATATGGCCTGGGCCGATACCTTGGGAGGTTTGTGCATTGCTAATGCCGGAGTAACTCTCCCTCATGGAATGGGTATGGCTATTGGAGGAATGTACCCGAATGTTGCCCACGGCGAATCGCTTGCTATTGTATATCCTGCTTTTATTAAGTTTACATGGAAATGGGCTGTTCCCCAGTTCTCAAAACTTGCCAGAATATTAAACCCTGAATTGAAAAAGATAACTGACGAACAAGCTGCTGAAAAGTCTGTGGAGGAAATGGACAAGTTCTTAAAAAAGATCGGCTTATGGATAAGCCTTAAAGACAAAGGAATGCCCGAGAATGAGATAAACCTATTGGCTAGGCAGTGCATGGTGTTA